Proteins from a genomic interval of bacterium:
- a CDS encoding DeoR family transcriptional regulator, producing MEKSSSETRRYVILKEIYKKRVVSNDDLMDKFGVSLVTIRKDLDELKSLGLVNRTFGGAVPIMAKVNEDNLEGSIEDRSEIIAISKYIVDKKVIKDGDILFMDGGIIINMLAKRLSDKKPGHITVITNAVNVANELASKSNVILTGGDLKDTQGVLSGNLSTQTIDQYSVDVAFIDVDGISFNSGLWAKDEVEAQVKKRMIKGAKQVIIMIKHSKLGHEVGQVFAEFYLEEGNNLKLMLPDLKDEKTVRLDFVDLPSDYKSLENDPVQKWLEKNLKEKGITEPIWVKEKAGGRFEIIDGKRRYLAAKSLADEGSSTFSSIPIKFEKESCVKRDFQIITSSKYLKQDVAKKHFLAEKRKFEEIAPNTFIDIAD from the coding sequence ATGGAAAAATCATCATCTGAAACAAGACGATATGTTATTTTAAAAGAGATTTATAAAAAAAGGGTTGTCTCTAACGATGATTTAATGGATAAATTTGGAGTTTCGTTAGTAACAATTAGAAAGGATTTAGATGAACTTAAATCACTGGGATTGGTAAATAGGACATTTGGTGGGGCAGTCCCTATCATGGCAAAGGTAAATGAAGATAATTTGGAAGGTTCTATTGAAGACCGCTCGGAGATAATTGCCATTAGTAAATATATTGTCGATAAAAAAGTTATAAAAGATGGTGATATTCTATTTATGGATGGTGGAATAATTATTAATATGCTGGCAAAAAGATTATCTGATAAAAAACCAGGACACATCACTGTCATTACAAATGCCGTCAATGTCGCCAATGAACTTGCCTCTAAATCAAATGTTATTCTCACCGGCGGTGACCTGAAAGACACCCAGGGAGTTCTCTCAGGAAATTTATCTACCCAAACAATTGACCAATATTCAGTTGATGTAGCATTTATAGATGTTGATGGCATATCGTTTAATAGCGGATTATGGGCTAAAGATGAAGTTGAGGCTCAGGTTAAAAAGCGAATGATTAAAGGAGCAAAGCAGGTAATAATTATGATCAAACATTCAAAATTAGGTCACGAGGTAGGTCAAGTGTTTGCAGAATTTTATCTTGAAGAAGGAAATAATCTGAAACTTATGCTCCCGGATTTAAAAGATGAAAAAACAGTGAGATTAGATTTTGTTGATCTACCATCTGATTATAAATCATTAGAAAATGACCCTGTTCAAAAGTGGCTTGAAAAGAATTTAAAGGAAAAAGGTATAACCGAACCAATCTGGGTCAAAGAAAAAGCAGGTGGTAGGTTTGAAATTATTGATGGTAAAAGAAGGTATTTGGCGGCTAAATCACTTGCAGATGAAGGCTCAAGCACCTTTTCTTCCATCCCCATAAAATTTGAAAAAGAATCTTGTGTCAAGCGTGATTTCCAGATTATCACCTCGTCAAAATACCTCAAGCAAGATGTGGCAAAGAAACACTTTTTAGCAGAAAAGAGAAAATTCGAAGAGATAGCCCCAAATACCTTCATTGATATTGCCGATTGA